From one Planktothrix agardhii NIES-204 genomic stretch:
- a CDS encoding putative oligopeptide ABC transporter ATP-binding protein — MVNTLETKLKSNQKNTPLIRVENLQKHFPVMEGILLQRQVAAIKAVDGITFNINRGETLSLVGESGCGKSTTGRMILQLSPPTVGKIYFENTDLTVLNPKELQPFRRRMQMIFQDPYSSLNPRMTVEKIISEPLIIHQLATTKIAQNRVKELLELVGLNNNAINRYPHEFSGGQQQRIGIARALAMNPDVIICDEPIASLDVSIQAQVINLIQNLQQDLGLTYLFIAHDLSIVRHISDRVAVMYLGKIVELADRISLYENPLHPYTQALLSAVPIPDPELEAKRQRILLTGEIPSLLNPPMGCRFSSRCPSVMEQCWLEEPPLKDMGSNHSVACHLIKD, encoded by the coding sequence ATGGTTAATACTTTAGAAACAAAACTTAAATCCAATCAAAAAAATACTCCCCTAATTCGGGTAGAAAACTTACAAAAACACTTTCCAGTCATGGAAGGAATTTTGCTACAACGTCAAGTTGCAGCCATTAAAGCCGTTGATGGAATTACCTTTAATATTAATAGGGGAGAAACCTTAAGTTTAGTCGGAGAATCAGGTTGTGGAAAAAGCACAACTGGACGGATGATTTTACAGCTTTCTCCTCCTACGGTGGGAAAAATTTACTTTGAAAATACCGATTTAACCGTTTTAAATCCCAAGGAATTGCAACCCTTTCGTCGCCGGATGCAAATGATTTTTCAAGACCCTTATTCTTCCTTAAACCCTCGAATGACTGTAGAAAAAATTATTAGTGAACCTTTAATTATTCATCAATTAGCTACTACTAAAATAGCTCAAAATCGCGTCAAAGAATTATTGGAATTAGTCGGATTAAATAATAATGCAATTAATCGTTATCCCCATGAATTTTCAGGGGGACAACAACAAAGAATAGGGATTGCAAGAGCATTAGCGATGAATCCTGATGTCATTATTTGCGATGAACCGATTGCCTCCTTGGATGTTTCGATTCAAGCCCAAGTGATTAATTTAATCCAAAACCTACAGCAAGATTTAGGTTTAACCTATCTTTTTATTGCCCATGATTTAAGCATAGTTCGTCATATTTCTGACCGAGTTGCAGTGATGTATTTGGGCAAAATTGTTGAACTTGCAGATAGAATTTCTTTGTATGAAAATCCTCTCCATCCCTATACCCAAGCCCTATTATCCGCCGTCCCCATTCCTGACCCAGAATTAGAAGCCAAACGACAACGAATTTTATTAACTGGAGAAATTCCTAGTCTCCTAAACCCGCCCATGGGATGTCGATTTTCTAGTCGTTGTCCCTCTGTTATGGAACAATGTTGGCTGGAGGAACCGCCATTAAAAGATATGGGTTCAAACCATTCTGTAGCCTGTCATTTGATTAAAGATTAA
- a CDS encoding transposase IS200-family protein, whose protein sequence is MRENFTQIYLHYVWATWDRLPLITPDIQQEIYAVIIGECKKLECTVIAVGGIEDHVHLLIGFPTTLAVAEIIKQIKGSSSHFVTHQLKPGDFFKWQGSYGAFTVSHDAIDSVANYIRNQAVHHRQQSMISEWELISKTTPSPRRRTSFV, encoded by the coding sequence ATGAGAGAAAATTTTACGCAAATATATCTCCATTATGTCTGGGCAACCTGGGATAGATTACCTTTGATTACTCCTGATATTCAGCAAGAAATCTATGCCGTTATTATTGGAGAATGTAAAAAATTAGAATGTACTGTAATCGCAGTTGGAGGTATAGAAGACCATGTTCACTTGCTAATAGGTTTTCCAACAACTTTGGCGGTAGCTGAAATAATTAAGCAAATTAAGGGAAGTTCCTCTCATTTCGTAACTCACCAACTTAAACCGGGTGATTTTTTTAAGTGGCAAGGCAGCTACGGGGCTTTTACCGTTAGCCACGATGCCATCGACAGTGTAGCTAATTATATCAGAAATCAAGCTGTTCACCACCGTCAGCAATCAATGATTTCTGAGTGGGAATTAATTTCTAAAACTACCCCTAGTCCGCGTAGGCGGACTTCGTTTGTGTAG